One Coregonus clupeaformis isolate EN_2021a chromosome 21, ASM2061545v1, whole genome shotgun sequence DNA window includes the following coding sequences:
- the LOC121535059 gene encoding ras-related protein Rab-3A yields the protein MASATATYGQKESSDQNFDYMFKILIIGNSSVGKTSFLFRYADDSFTPAFVSTVGIDFKVKTIYRNDKRIKLQIWDTAGQERYRTITTAYYRGAMGFILMYDITNEDSFNAVQDWSTQIKTYSWDNAQVLLVGNKCDMEDERVVAADRGRQLSEQLGFEYFECSAKDNINVKQTFERLVDIICEKMSESLDNADPAVTGAKQGPQLTEQPERPHQDCAC from the exons ATGGCCTCAGCAACAGCCACCTATGGACAGAAGGAGTCCTCCGACCAGAACTTCGACTACATGTTCAAGATCCTGATCATTGGCAACAGTAGTGTGGGTAAAACATCCTTCCTGTTTCGCTATGCTGACGACTCCTTCACGCCGGCTTTCGTCAGCACGGTGGGCATCGACTTCAAAGTGAAGACCATCTATAGGAACGACAAGAGGATAAAGCTGCAGATCTGG GACACTGCCGGGCAGGAGCGCTACAGGACCATCACCACGGCCTACTACAGAGGCGCCATGGGCTTCATCCTCATGTATGACATCACCAACGAGGACTCCTTCAACGCCGTGCAGGACTG gtCCACCCAGATCAAGACTTACTCCTGGGACAACGCCCAGGTCCTGCTGGTGGGCAACAAGTGTGACATGGAGGACGAGAGGGTGGTGGCAGCAGACAGGGGCCGGCAGCTCTCTGAGCAACTTG GCTTTGAGTACTTTGAGTGCAGTGCCAAGGACAACATCAACGTGAAGCAGACGTTTGAGCGGCTGGTGGACATCATCTGTGAGAAGATGTCAGAGAGCTTGGACAACGCCGACCCCGCCGTCACAGGGGCCAAACAGGGGCCCCAGCTCACCGAGCAGCCCGAACGCCCCCACCAGGACTGTGCTTGctaa